From Staphylothermus hellenicus DSM 12710, a single genomic window includes:
- a CDS encoding DUF763 domain-containing protein — translation MMLEGIAELPLHQGHVPAWLANIMKRLAKAILEIMVEEFGPDKVVERFSNPLWFQAFNNVIGMDWDSSGSTTVTTGILKEVTWRNPELGFLVLGGKGRSARRVPEEIPYTIELLGLNSDTGKKLEKVSRIVAKVDSAMLQDNYTLYHHSLFVSENGVWAIVQQGMNLKQGMARRYHWFQDTSFYEDPHKAVAGVKHDLVLNLVSRGSGKARKTILDLAKENPNEIINEYSSLFNKLRGQREILSYITPSRTGRIKFEHVNKIAVYEPLPLPKYLLEKLRRTYEMQPKNLDDLLVIRGIGSKTIRALALISDLIYNEPPSTNDPVDTPYDPFIYAYAIGGKDGVPYPVNKNDAEKIIETLEDIIFSAKIGRKEKLLAIKKLSKIKIRFRITY, via the coding sequence ATGATGCTTGAAGGAATCGCTGAGCTCCCACTACATCAAGGACATGTTCCTGCATGGCTAGCTAATATTATGAAGAGACTAGCCAAAGCCATTCTAGAGATCATGGTTGAAGAATTTGGTCCCGACAAAGTTGTTGAGAGATTCTCTAATCCATTATGGTTTCAAGCTTTTAACAATGTTATTGGTATGGATTGGGATAGCAGTGGCTCCACAACTGTTACAACAGGGATATTGAAAGAAGTTACATGGAGAAACCCGGAACTTGGATTCTTAGTGTTAGGAGGTAAGGGGAGAAGTGCTAGGAGGGTTCCAGAAGAAATACCATACACAATTGAATTGTTAGGTTTAAACTCTGATACTGGTAAGAAATTAGAGAAAGTATCGAGGATAGTAGCTAAAGTGGATTCTGCAATGCTTCAAGACAATTATACCCTTTATCACCACTCATTATTTGTTTCCGAGAATGGTGTATGGGCTATTGTACAGCAAGGTATGAATTTAAAACAGGGAATGGCTCGTAGGTATCACTGGTTTCAAGACACAAGCTTTTATGAGGATCCACATAAAGCTGTGGCAGGAGTAAAGCATGATCTAGTGTTGAACCTTGTATCGCGTGGGAGCGGGAAGGCTAGAAAAACAATTCTCGACCTAGCTAAGGAGAATCCCAATGAAATAATTAATGAATATAGTAGCTTATTCAATAAGTTAAGGGGTCAACGAGAAATACTATCATATATAACACCCTCTAGAACGGGAAGGATAAAATTTGAACACGTCAACAAAATAGCTGTTTATGAGCCTCTCCCACTACCTAAGTATTTATTGGAAAAACTAAGAAGAACATATGAGATGCAGCCTAAGAATTTAGATGATCTATTGGTGATTAGAGGAATAGGTTCAAAAACAATTAGGGCATTAGCTCTTATAAGCGATTTAATATATAATGAGCCGCCGAGCACAAATGATCCAGTAGATACTCCTTATGACCCCTTCATATATGCTTACGCGATAGGAGGCAAAGATGGAGTACCTTATCCAGTAAATAAGAATGATGCAGAAAAAATCATTGAAACACTTGAAGACATAATATTCTCGGCTAAGATTGGCAGAAAAGAAAAATTGCTGGCAATAAAGAAACTATCAAAAATCAAGATAAGATTCAGAATAACCTACTAG
- a CDS encoding AAA family ATPase produces MIILGLRLKNIRSYTDKTIVFPRKGITVIYGDVGTGKSTILSSIAYALFGQPRSRIPDPMERYAYPKGEDLLRIGKRNGYVRLLILQKNRIILVERGLSRRSDGKVSDTGGRLLVFKYTEENGELKIKPILNRYYSSEELKKRVLNELGIPEIISKQKPLIFTNTIYVPQFSVNDIINLGDKERTLLINKALNIDKYNHIKTNLDKLTRQILNSEIRNMKSQEQRIENILSKNDIEELKRKISEDEKEINNINMEIQQVEEAKKELENEIKKYQEQYEKKQEERNNIQQKLAVIKYNLKILREKEDKIKQLTSLLGINESIPPHVLLSKIKSELEEIDKQIKMVDQQKQELQKKIEEYSRRLDTINEEINKYREKIGGLKEKIKDKKDDLSKKQEELREKEELLRKGICPLCKQKIPHEHGIKLIDSLNNEIEMIEKEILELEQLLRKNHEELKGYEEKKSEINEEIEHLEQQLKSVDEEKDKLINEKMELNNKLSKLSEIERLHDEIEKLRQSIRDRDLLEKQLMQVEESINRLKEVIDEKTKNQKLLMEKEKELIGKREKMKAEIEYYKKQIQQFEDFLKEYQSVREQRIFLEKMKKFLYGERTRRGYFYDLVEKVEERVRSLAYDKFRALFIEYFLRLMEDHEILDVDLDEKFRPVFRIKTGRVTGEITQPSGGQLTSVSLAYRLALNTVARKMTPQLRNSTLILDEPTYGFSPERVEKLRELLYEISNRGKRQIIVVTHDRNLLEVGDCKIKLDINRENNETIVSYEECTALTKEYYTFIENLLSKRDESITTIREEERTEKGLSAGFEPKFRGKRTSKPRNIFDFLA; encoded by the coding sequence AGAAATGGATATGTTAGACTATTAATTCTGCAAAAGAACAGGATAATACTTGTTGAAAGAGGGCTATCTAGAAGATCAGATGGTAAAGTAAGTGATACGGGCGGTAGATTATTAGTATTCAAGTACACGGAAGAGAATGGTGAGCTAAAGATCAAACCCATTCTTAACAGGTATTACTCCTCTGAGGAATTAAAGAAGAGAGTTCTAAACGAACTAGGTATACCTGAAATAATATCAAAGCAGAAACCACTAATATTCACAAACACCATATATGTTCCACAATTCAGTGTAAACGACATTATTAACTTAGGAGATAAGGAGAGAACATTATTAATAAATAAAGCATTAAACATTGATAAATACAATCATATAAAGACAAACCTAGATAAGCTAACACGCCAGATCCTCAACAGTGAAATAAGAAACATGAAGAGCCAGGAACAAAGAATCGAAAACATTCTCAGTAAAAATGATATAGAAGAGCTAAAAAGAAAGATCAGCGAGGATGAAAAAGAGATAAACAATATTAATATGGAAATCCAGCAAGTAGAAGAAGCCAAAAAAGAGCTGGAAAATGAGATCAAGAAATACCAGGAACAATACGAGAAAAAACAGGAAGAACGCAACAATATACAGCAGAAACTAGCTGTTATAAAGTATAACTTAAAAATACTACGAGAAAAAGAAGATAAAATAAAACAGCTAACAAGCCTTCTAGGAATAAATGAATCTATACCACCACATGTTTTATTATCTAAAATTAAGAGTGAACTAGAAGAAATAGACAAACAAATAAAGATGGTTGATCAACAAAAACAAGAACTCCAGAAGAAAATCGAAGAATATAGTCGTAGACTAGATACAATAAACGAAGAAATAAACAAGTATAGGGAAAAAATAGGTGGACTAAAAGAAAAGATCAAGGATAAAAAAGATGATTTATCTAAAAAACAAGAAGAACTTCGTGAAAAAGAAGAGCTGTTGAGGAAAGGAATATGTCCTCTCTGTAAACAAAAGATCCCGCATGAACACGGCATTAAATTAATTGATTCATTAAACAACGAAATAGAAATGATCGAGAAGGAGATATTGGAGCTTGAACAACTACTTAGAAAGAACCATGAAGAATTAAAAGGATATGAGGAGAAAAAATCAGAGATCAATGAGGAAATCGAACATTTAGAACAGCAACTAAAAAGTGTTGATGAAGAAAAAGACAAGCTTATCAATGAAAAAATGGAGTTAAACAATAAACTATCTAAGCTCTCAGAAATAGAAAGGCTTCACGACGAAATAGAGAAGTTGAGACAAAGTATTAGGGATAGAGATCTATTAGAGAAACAGCTTATGCAAGTAGAAGAATCAATTAATAGGTTAAAGGAAGTAATTGATGAAAAAACTAAAAACCAGAAATTATTGATGGAGAAAGAAAAAGAGCTAATCGGTAAGAGAGAAAAGATGAAGGCTGAAATAGAATATTATAAAAAACAAATTCAACAATTTGAAGACTTTCTAAAAGAGTATCAAAGCGTTAGGGAGCAAAGAATTTTCCTAGAAAAGATGAAGAAATTCCTATATGGTGAAAGAACTAGGAGAGGCTATTTCTATGACTTGGTGGAAAAGGTTGAGGAAAGAGTTAGGAGCTTAGCTTATGATAAGTTCAGAGCATTATTTATAGAATACTTCTTAAGGCTGATGGAAGATCATGAGATACTAGATGTCGATCTAGATGAAAAATTTAGACCAGTTTTCCGAATAAAAACTGGGAGGGTAACAGGTGAAATTACACAGCCAAGCGGTGGACAATTAACAAGTGTCAGCTTAGCTTATCGTTTAGCACTAAATACTGTAGCTAGAAAAATGACTCCCCAATTAAGAAATAGCACGTTAATACTTGATGAGCCAACTTATGGATTTAGCCCTGAAAGAGTTGAGAAGCTCCGAGAGCTTCTATACGAGATAAGTAATCGTGGTAAAAGACAAATAATTGTTGTAACACATGATCGCAACCTACTAGAAGTTGGAGATTGCAAAATAAAACTTGATATTAACAGAGAAAACAACGAAACAATAGTTAGCTATGAGGAATGTACTGCCTTAACTAAAGAATACTATACATTCATAGAAAACCTATTATCCAAAAGAGACGAATCAATAACAACTATAAGAGAAGAGGAGAGAACGGAGAAAGGCCTAAGCGCGGGATTCGAGCCAAAATTTAGAGGCAAGAGAACAAGTAAGCCTAGAAACATATTCGATTTTCTAGCTTAG